The Lachnospiraceae bacterium oral taxon 500 genome window below encodes:
- a CDS encoding 6-phospho-beta-glucosidase: MSFPQNFLWGGATAANQYEGGYAEDGKGLAVADLITDGSQDDPRKIFYRLLDGREGSIGLGECIPVGAEGIIKEGYYYPSHVATDFYHHYKEDIALFAEMGFKVLRLSISWTRIFPNGDDEQPNEAGLAFYDQVFDELRAHGIEPLVTILHFDLPVHLATQYGGWTNRRLIDFYLRYARTVFTRYKDKVKYWVTVNEVNVLGGYWTLGLASNNRWDEKSFNQGETPKKDAALKFQALHHLMIASALANKAAREINSDFQMGAMLALSGIYPETCHPDDVFGAYAFRRKALLFSDVLFRGEYPNYAPSIFKEYEFTLQTVRGDMEILKQYPSDFLAFSYYRTTVFDRFSPNITTTGGQQGAPNPYLKTTAWGWPIDPAGLRFVLNELYDRYQKPLFIVENGIGAQDTVLPDGSIEDDYRLEYLRGHIQAIKKAIEIDHIPVMGYTPWGCVDIVSAGTGEMTKRYGMIYVDMDDKGNGTLKRSRKKSFYWYQRVISSNGEDLG; the protein is encoded by the coding sequence ATGAGCTTTCCTCAAAATTTCCTTTGGGGCGGCGCTACAGCCGCAAATCAATACGAAGGCGGATACGCAGAAGACGGAAAAGGTTTGGCGGTTGCCGATTTGATTACAGACGGCAGTCAGGACGACCCGCGTAAGATTTTCTATCGTCTTTTAGATGGACGTGAAGGCAGCATCGGCCTGGGCGAATGCATTCCGGTAGGGGCAGAAGGAATTATAAAGGAAGGGTATTACTATCCCAGCCATGTTGCAACGGATTTTTATCATCACTATAAAGAGGACATTGCGCTTTTTGCGGAGATGGGCTTTAAGGTTCTTCGCCTTTCTATTTCTTGGACACGTATTTTTCCCAATGGCGATGATGAACAGCCAAATGAAGCGGGACTTGCATTTTATGATCAAGTTTTTGATGAGCTTCGCGCACATGGTATTGAACCGTTAGTTACCATCCTTCATTTTGATCTGCCGGTACACCTGGCGACCCAATATGGCGGTTGGACGAACCGCCGGCTGATTGATTTTTATTTGCGATATGCGCGGACCGTCTTTACTCGGTACAAAGACAAAGTAAAATACTGGGTCACGGTCAATGAAGTCAATGTCTTGGGCGGATATTGGACCTTGGGCCTGGCGTCAAATAATCGCTGGGATGAAAAATCTTTCAATCAGGGAGAAACGCCTAAAAAAGACGCTGCTCTCAAGTTCCAAGCCCTGCATCATCTGATGATTGCCTCAGCGCTTGCCAATAAGGCGGCGCGGGAAATCAACTCGGATTTTCAAATGGGGGCGATGCTGGCGTTGTCCGGTATTTATCCTGAGACTTGTCATCCGGACGATGTGTTCGGGGCATATGCATTTCGCCGGAAGGCGCTGTTGTTTTCTGACGTACTATTTCGCGGCGAGTACCCTAACTATGCGCCATCGATTTTTAAGGAATATGAATTTACCCTGCAAACGGTGCGGGGAGATATGGAGATACTGAAACAGTATCCTTCCGATTTCTTGGCGTTTTCATATTATCGGACCACGGTCTTTGATCGCTTTTCTCCGAATATAACGACCACCGGCGGACAGCAAGGCGCTCCCAATCCTTATCTGAAAACAACGGCCTGGGGTTGGCCGATTGATCCGGCTGGACTGCGCTTTGTGCTCAATGAACTGTACGATCGCTATCAAAAGCCATTGTTTATTGTAGAAAATGGGATAGGCGCGCAAGATACCGTTCTCCCAGACGGAAGCATTGAAGATGACTACCGGCTTGAGTATCTGCGCGGCCATATCCAGGCCATTAAAAAGGCGATAGAAATTGACCATATACCGGTAATGGGCTATACCCCCTGGGGATGTGTCGACATTGTATCGGCTGGAACCGGAGAAATGACCAAGCGATATGGAATGATTTATGTTGATATGGATGATAAAGGGAACGGGACATTGAAACGTTCGCGCAAGAAATCTTTTTATTGGTATCAACGGGTGATTTCCTCGAATGGAGAAGATCTGGGTTAG
- a CDS encoding PTS sugar transporter subunit IIC: MMVKTNKFEDTLMNIADFVDSNVYLRSIKDAFTDYVPFIIAGSFASLLNALIASPTTGLAKWMPALNNLMPAFTAMNFAAVSCMTIPIILLIAMNLAKAKQISPFITGVLAVICYFAMVPNTIMVTIQEATGKTNGLSSGVLGAQGLFVGMLVAVLITNLFHWLTSIEKIKLKMPDSVPAGITNSFNILIPVFLIIVFSSVFGTLFHLATGSYINEFIYAIVQAPISAAVQSTAGVIIMAIACQLFWFLGIHGGLVVEPIRSPISAAGLAENIAAVQAGLQATQPLTRGFWTVFVVVGGAGLTLSLIFAILMFSKREDYRTIAKLSLLPGVCGIGEPMVFGLPLVLNPVFAIPFILNSGIAATIGLLAIKIGFIPCSIVDAPFGLPLFINATISYGWHGAIVQLLILIIGTLTYIPFVLLSNRMVKKEDQKISE; the protein is encoded by the coding sequence ATTATGGTAAAAACTAATAAATTTGAGGATACGCTGATGAACATTGCTGATTTTGTAGACAGCAACGTTTATCTGCGCAGTATCAAAGACGCGTTCACGGATTATGTTCCATTCATTATCGCGGGCTCATTCGCTTCGCTTTTAAACGCGCTGATCGCGAGTCCGACTACCGGCCTGGCCAAATGGATGCCGGCACTAAACAATCTGATGCCGGCATTTACGGCAATGAATTTTGCGGCGGTATCCTGCATGACTATCCCCATTATTTTGCTGATTGCCATGAATCTGGCTAAGGCCAAGCAAATATCGCCGTTTATTACAGGGGTGTTGGCGGTGATCTGCTATTTTGCGATGGTTCCCAATACTATCATGGTGACGATTCAGGAAGCAACCGGTAAGACTAACGGCCTAAGCAGCGGCGTTTTAGGAGCGCAGGGATTGTTCGTTGGCATGCTGGTGGCGGTGCTGATCACCAATTTGTTTCACTGGCTGACCAGTATTGAAAAAATTAAGCTTAAAATGCCCGATTCCGTGCCGGCCGGTATCACCAATTCCTTTAACATTTTGATTCCGGTATTTTTGATTATTGTGTTTAGTTCGGTATTTGGTACGCTTTTTCACTTGGCGACCGGTTCTTATATTAACGAATTTATCTACGCCATCGTTCAAGCTCCGATTTCCGCCGCCGTGCAAAGTACAGCGGGTGTCATTATTATGGCGATAGCTTGTCAGTTATTCTGGTTTTTGGGGATTCATGGCGGTTTGGTAGTCGAGCCGATTCGCAGTCCGATTTCCGCGGCGGGACTGGCTGAAAATATCGCTGCTGTCCAGGCGGGCTTGCAGGCGACGCAGCCTCTAACGCGCGGCTTCTGGACGGTTTTTGTTGTGGTTGGCGGCGCCGGCCTGACTTTAAGTTTAATCTTTGCGATTCTGATGTTTTCCAAACGTGAAGATTATCGCACAATCGCCAAGCTTTCCCTGCTTCCCGGCGTTTGCGGCATCGGCGAACCAATGGTATTTGGTCTTCCGCTGGTTCTTAATCCTGTATTTGCCATTCCTTTTATCTTAAATTCCGGCATTGCGGCAACGATTGGCTTATTGGCGATTAAAATCGGCTTTATCCCATGCAGCATTGTGGACGCGCCGTTTGGTTTGCCACTGTTTATCAACGCGACAATTTCCTACGGCTGGCATGGAGCAATCGTTCAGCTTTTGATTTTAATCATTGGCACACTGACCTATATCCCGTTTGTTCTACTGTCGAATCGGATGGTTAAAAAAGAAGATCAAAAAATAAGTGAATAA
- a CDS encoding PTS sugar transporter subunit IIB, with protein sequence MRIMLACNAGMSTSLVVAKMQDAAKEQGKDYKIWAVEQGEIQNEQGNFDVLLLGPQVRHILRRVTKLVGDQAVVDIIDGPSYGRCDGAAVLKQAEDLFGRK encoded by the coding sequence ATGAGAATTATGTTGGCGTGTAACGCTGGTATGTCTACCAGTCTGGTGGTTGCTAAAATGCAGGATGCGGCAAAGGAACAGGGGAAAGATTATAAAATTTGGGCGGTGGAGCAGGGCGAAATTCAAAATGAACAGGGTAATTTTGATGTTTTGCTGTTAGGGCCTCAGGTTCGTCACATCCTGCGCCGTGTAACAAAATTGGTGGGCGATCAAGCGGTGGTGGATATTATTGACGGACCATCTTATGGCCGCTGCGATGGGGCCGCCGTGTTGAAGCAGGCCGAGGATCTGTTCGGGAGAAAGTGA
- the celC gene encoding PTS cellobiose transporter subunit IIA (phosphoenolpyruvate-dependent sugar phosphotransferase system; catalyzes the phosphorylation of incoming sugar substrates concomitant with their translocation across the cell membrane; IIB is phosphorylated by IIA and then transfers the phosphoryl group to the sugar; IIC forms the translocation channel) has translation MDETKYEKAFNLIINAGNAKSLALMAVEAAREFDFEEAEKNLKEAAKEFHQAHQAQSDMIQGEAKGQSVELNIILVHAQDHLTMATMAQDNAQEFINLYRLVKELQETVNELKGGNGK, from the coding sequence ATGGACGAAACAAAATATGAAAAAGCGTTTAACTTGATTATAAACGCCGGCAACGCCAAATCTTTAGCCCTGATGGCGGTAGAGGCCGCGCGAGAATTTGACTTTGAAGAGGCGGAAAAAAATCTCAAGGAAGCTGCAAAAGAATTTCATCAAGCGCATCAGGCTCAATCAGATATGATTCAAGGCGAAGCAAAAGGGCAGTCCGTTGAGCTGAATATCATTTTGGTTCATGCCCAGGATCATTTAACGATGGCGACAATGGCGCAAGACAACGCGCAGGAATTTATTAATCTTTACCGTTTAGTGAAGGAATTGCAAGAGACGGTAAACGAACTGAAAGGAGGAAATGGGAAATGA